In Zingiber officinale cultivar Zhangliang chromosome 3B, Zo_v1.1, whole genome shotgun sequence, a single window of DNA contains:
- the LOC121967631 gene encoding uncharacterized protein LOC121967631 isoform X5: MLPPAARPSLPTPEERQALRSLSITDLLEKNLVFQTELKERISRLSADYAASQAQETKLRSLAEYWEKKAKAIEAEKAQETKLRSLAEYWEKKAKAIEAEKLHLSERMAKVLVELDESKAELEAARSKMEGMSSMLNGASSMLNGVKVKLEGARTELQSAAKDKASLCVKFNC; the protein is encoded by the exons ATGCTACCACCTGCAGCTCGGCCAAGTTTGCCTACGCCTGAGGAGCGGCAAGCTCTGCGAAGTTTGTCAATAACGGACTTGTTGGAGAAG AACTTGGTGTTCCAGACGGAGTTGAAGGAGCGGATTTCGCGTCTCAGTGCAGATTACGCCGCGTCCCAAGCTCAAGAGACTAAGCTACGGTCCTTGGCTGAGTACTGGGAGAAGAAGGCTAAGGCAATCGAAGCTGAAAAAGCTCAAGAGACTAAGCTACGGTCCTTGGCTGAGTACTGGGAGAAGAAGGCTAAGGCAATCGAAGCTGAAAAATTGCACCTCTCAGAACGGATGGCTAAGGTCCTGGTTGAGCTCGACGAGAGCAAGGCTGAATTGGAGGCGGCCAGATCCAAGATGGAAGGGATGAGCTCTATGCTAAATGGAGCCAGTTCTATGCTAAATGGAGTCAAGGTCAAGCTGGAGGGGGCGAGAACTGAGCTGCAATCGGCTGCGAAGGATAAGGCGTCCCTTTGCGTCAAGTTTAACTGTTAA
- the LOC121967631 gene encoding uncharacterized protein LOC121967631 isoform X6, with protein sequence MLPPAARPSLPTPEERQALRSLSITDLLEKNLVFQTELKERISRLSADYAASQAQETKLRSLAEYWEKKAKAIEAEKAQETKLRSLAEYWEKKAKAIEAEKLHLSERMAKVLVELDESKAELEAARSKMEGMSSMLNGASSMLNGVKVKLEGARTELQSAAKDKASLCVKFNC encoded by the exons ATGCTACCACCTGCAGCTCGGCCAAGTTTGCCTACGCCTGAGGAGCGGCAAGCTCTGCGAAGTTTGTCAATAACGGACTTGTTGGAGAAG AACTTGGTGTTCCAGACGGAGTTGAAGGAGCGGATTTCGCGTCTCAGTGCAGATTACGCCGCGTCCCAAGCTCAAGAGACTAAGCTACGGTCCTTGGCTGAGTACTGGGAGAAGAAGGCTAAGGCAATCGAAGCTGAAAAAGCTCAAGAGACTAAGCTACGGTCCTTGGCTGAGTACTGGGAGAAGAAGGCTAAGGCAATCGAAGCTGAAAAATTGCACCTCTCAGAACGGATGGCTAAGGTCCTGGTTGAGCTCGACGAGAGCAAGGCTGAATTGGAGGCGGCCAGATCCAAGATGGAAGGGATGAGCTCTATGCTAAATGGAGCCAGTTCTATGCTAAATGGAGTCAAGGTCAAGCTGGAGGGGGCGAGAACTGAGCTGCAATCGGCTGCGAAGGATAAG
- the LOC121967631 gene encoding uncharacterized protein LOC121967631 isoform X1, with protein sequence MIRAVVGPCRIRVRIRAPPRDGVSGQLAGFHRCSSRRTTRRTPSFVAISTAIAVLVATECCGCNFGTRLKSGEEALKSLKVQMLKRQRAFSEELRQVKSSQPSHLSPSVSQAAASLGGADTGLVQRSQSLSKDSEALEGAPVKPPRNWEQSPQPPTSPRWSSWPDSSLGEQPSAWSAKSPQPSDSSWGEQPSDSSWGGQPSAWSAKVPSPQPPLDRLLGQIGARILSHFSHHPGARRSPSLRLCYHLQLGQVCLRLRSGKLCEVCQ encoded by the exons ATGATTCGTGCGGTGGTGGGGCCCTGCCGCATCCGCGTCCGCATACGAGCGCCTCCTCGGGACGGGGTGTCCGGGCAATTAGCTGGCTTCCACCGCTGCAGTTCCCGGAGAACAACCCGTCGCACCCCGTCGTTTGTCGCCATCTCGACTGCCATAGCCGTACTCGTAGCGACGGAGTGCTGTGGGTGCAATTTTGGTACGCGTCTAAAAAGTG GAGAGGAAGCGTTGAAGTCCTTGAAGGTCCAAATGTTGAAAAGGCAGCGGGCGTTCTCCGAGGAGCTCCGTCAAGTGAAATCATCTCAGCCGTCCCATTTATCTCCTTCAGTCTCTCAAGCTGCCGCCTCCCTTGGAGGGGCTGACACTGGGCTAGTTCAAAGGAGCCAGTCGCTCTCCAAGGACTCAGAGGCCCTAGAGGGTGCTCCAGTAAAACCTCCAAGAAACTGGGAGCAGAGTCCCCAGCCCCCAACCTCCCCTAGATGGTCTAGTTGGCCAGATTCGAGCTTGGGTGAGCAGCCATCAGCCTGGAGCGCGAAGAGTCCCCAGCCCTCAGATTCGAGCTGGGGTGAGCAGCCCTCAGATTCGAGCTGGGGTGGGCAGCCATCAGCCTGGAGCGCGAAAGTCCCCAGCCCTCAACCTCCCCTAGATCGTCTTCTTGGACAGATTGGGGCTCGGATTTTGTCCCATTTCAGCCATCATCCTGGAGCGCGAAGATCCCCCAGTCTTCGCTTATGCTACCACCTGCAGCTCGGCCAAGTTTGCCTACGCCTGAGGAGCGGCAAGCTCTGCGAAGTTTGTCAATAA
- the LOC121967631 gene encoding uncharacterized protein LOC121967631 isoform X2, whose translation MIRAVVGPCRIRVRIRAPPRDGVSGQLAGFHRCSSRRTTRRTPSFVAISTAIAVLVATECCGCNFGEEALKSLKVQMLKRQRAFSEELRQVKSSQPSHLSPSVSQAAASLGGADTGLVQRSQSLSKDSEALEGAPVKPPRNWEQSPQPPTSPRWSSWPDSSLGEQPSAWSAKSPQPSDSSWGEQPSDSSWGGQPSAWSAKVPSPQPPLDRLLGQIGARILSHFSHHPGARRSPSLRLCYHLQLGQVCLRLRSGKLCEVCQ comes from the exons ATGATTCGTGCGGTGGTGGGGCCCTGCCGCATCCGCGTCCGCATACGAGCGCCTCCTCGGGACGGGGTGTCCGGGCAATTAGCTGGCTTCCACCGCTGCAGTTCCCGGAGAACAACCCGTCGCACCCCGTCGTTTGTCGCCATCTCGACTGCCATAGCCGTACTCGTAGCGACGGAGTGCTGTGGGTGCAATTTTG GAGAGGAAGCGTTGAAGTCCTTGAAGGTCCAAATGTTGAAAAGGCAGCGGGCGTTCTCCGAGGAGCTCCGTCAAGTGAAATCATCTCAGCCGTCCCATTTATCTCCTTCAGTCTCTCAAGCTGCCGCCTCCCTTGGAGGGGCTGACACTGGGCTAGTTCAAAGGAGCCAGTCGCTCTCCAAGGACTCAGAGGCCCTAGAGGGTGCTCCAGTAAAACCTCCAAGAAACTGGGAGCAGAGTCCCCAGCCCCCAACCTCCCCTAGATGGTCTAGTTGGCCAGATTCGAGCTTGGGTGAGCAGCCATCAGCCTGGAGCGCGAAGAGTCCCCAGCCCTCAGATTCGAGCTGGGGTGAGCAGCCCTCAGATTCGAGCTGGGGTGGGCAGCCATCAGCCTGGAGCGCGAAAGTCCCCAGCCCTCAACCTCCCCTAGATCGTCTTCTTGGACAGATTGGGGCTCGGATTTTGTCCCATTTCAGCCATCATCCTGGAGCGCGAAGATCCCCCAGTCTTCGCTTATGCTACCACCTGCAGCTCGGCCAAGTTTGCCTACGCCTGAGGAGCGGCAAGCTCTGCGAAGTTTGTCAATAA
- the LOC121967631 gene encoding uncharacterized protein LOC121967631 isoform X3, with translation MIACRKPGEAEAPSPATAREAARALWTNCSSTCATNVVYFSSISATTATSIMIPFLLLVLHLGRSRSSKQRQDDFFLSGSSTDEAEADDEWIDRSTRPFRQRNDSCGGGALPHPRPHTSASSGRGVRAISWLPPLQFPENNPSHPVVCRHLDCHSRTRSDGVLWVQFWYASKKWRGSVEVLEGPNVEKAAGVLRGAPSSEIISAVPFISFSLSSCRLPWRG, from the exons ATGATTGCTTGTCGGAAGCCTGGCGAGGCAGAGGCCCCATCGCCTGCTACAGCACGTGAAGCGGCTAGGGCGCTTTGGACCAACTGCTCCAGCACCTGTGCCACCAACGTTGTGTACTTCTCAAGCATCTCCGCTACAACCGCTACCAGTATCATgatcccttttcttcttcttgttcttcaccTTGGAAGGAGTCGATCTTCCAAACAG AGGCAGGATGACTTTTTCTTGAGTGGAAGTTCAACTGATGAGGCAGAGGCAGATGATGAATGGATAGATAGAAGTACTAG GCCATTTAGACAACGCAATGATTCGTGCGGTGGTGGGGCCCTGCCGCATCCGCGTCCGCATACGAGCGCCTCCTCGGGACGGGGTGTCCGGGCAATTAGCTGGCTTCCACCGCTGCAGTTCCCGGAGAACAACCCGTCGCACCCCGTCGTTTGTCGCCATCTCGACTGCCATAGCCGTACTCGTAGCGACGGAGTGCTGTGGGTGCAATTTTGGTACGCGTCTAAAAAGTG GAGAGGAAGCGTTGAAGTCCTTGAAGGTCCAAATGTTGAAAAGGCAGCGGGCGTTCTCCGAGGAGCTCCGTCAAGTGAAATCATCTCAGCCGTCCCATTTATCTCCTTCAGTCTCTCAAGCTGCCGCCTCCCTTGGAGGGGCTGA
- the LOC121967631 gene encoding uncharacterized protein LOC121967631 isoform X4: protein MIACRKPGEAEAPSPATAREAARALWTNCSSTCATNVVYFSSISATTATSIMIPFLLLVLHLGRSRSSKQRQDDFFLSGSSTDEAEADDEWIDRSTRPFRQRNDSCGGGALPHPRPHTSASSGRGVRAISWLPPLQFPENNPSHPVVCRHLDCHSRTRSDGVLWVQFWRGSVEVLEGPNVEKAAGVLRGAPSSEIISAVPFISFSLSSCRLPWRG from the exons ATGATTGCTTGTCGGAAGCCTGGCGAGGCAGAGGCCCCATCGCCTGCTACAGCACGTGAAGCGGCTAGGGCGCTTTGGACCAACTGCTCCAGCACCTGTGCCACCAACGTTGTGTACTTCTCAAGCATCTCCGCTACAACCGCTACCAGTATCATgatcccttttcttcttcttgttcttcaccTTGGAAGGAGTCGATCTTCCAAACAG AGGCAGGATGACTTTTTCTTGAGTGGAAGTTCAACTGATGAGGCAGAGGCAGATGATGAATGGATAGATAGAAGTACTAG GCCATTTAGACAACGCAATGATTCGTGCGGTGGTGGGGCCCTGCCGCATCCGCGTCCGCATACGAGCGCCTCCTCGGGACGGGGTGTCCGGGCAATTAGCTGGCTTCCACCGCTGCAGTTCCCGGAGAACAACCCGTCGCACCCCGTCGTTTGTCGCCATCTCGACTGCCATAGCCGTACTCGTAGCGACGGAGTGCTGTGGGTGCAATTTTG GAGAGGAAGCGTTGAAGTCCTTGAAGGTCCAAATGTTGAAAAGGCAGCGGGCGTTCTCCGAGGAGCTCCGTCAAGTGAAATCATCTCAGCCGTCCCATTTATCTCCTTCAGTCTCTCAAGCTGCCGCCTCCCTTGGAGGGGCTGA
- the LOC121967632 gene encoding uncharacterized protein LOC121967632 isoform X2, translating to MEEVLMESHGPPLDKAGSLVLDIENLTQTSESCSPSPKVMKTLSRKGSSRIDRRNVEEQDIDGATKKVVGKGIPPMANISNLSADMGDGRMRKFNHFMTINPKKILLLFASMSSLGTIILIYFTLVIYFKGV from the exons ATGGAGGAAGTTCTCATGGAG AGCCATGGTCCACCTCTTGATAAAGCGGGAAGTTTGGTTCTAGATATTGAGAACCTGACACAAACCTCTGAGAGTTGCTCTCCAAGCCCAAAAGTGATG AAAACTCTATCTCGTAAAGGTTCATCAAGAATAGATCGGCGGAATGTAGAGGAGCAAGATATAGATGGAGCAACCAAGAAAGTCGTTGGCAAAG GAATCCCACCTATGGCAAATATCTCTAATCTATCAGCAGATATGGGAGATGGAAGGATGAGGAAGTTCAACCACTTCATGACTATCAATCCGAAGAAAATACTTCTCCTTTTTGCATCTAT GTCTAGCCTGGGGACAATCATTCTCATATATTTTACACTAGTCATATATTTCAAAGGAGTATAA
- the LOC121967632 gene encoding uncharacterized protein LOC121967632 isoform X1, with translation MEEVLMESHGPPLDKAGSLVLDIENLTQTSESCSPSPKVMKTLSRKGSSRIDRRNVEEQDIDGATKKVVGKGRVPCCQVAIEQQLVLSRPFAGIPPMANISNLSADMGDGRMRKFNHFMTINPKKILLLFASMSSLGTIILIYFTLVIYFKGV, from the exons ATGGAGGAAGTTCTCATGGAG AGCCATGGTCCACCTCTTGATAAAGCGGGAAGTTTGGTTCTAGATATTGAGAACCTGACACAAACCTCTGAGAGTTGCTCTCCAAGCCCAAAAGTGATG AAAACTCTATCTCGTAAAGGTTCATCAAGAATAGATCGGCGGAATGTAGAGGAGCAAGATATAGATGGAGCAACCAAGAAAGTCGTTGGCAAAG GAAGGGTCCCTTGTTGTCAAGTTGCAATCGAACAACAATTGGTTCTCAGCAGACCTTTTGCAGGAATCCCACCTATGGCAAATATCTCTAATCTATCAGCAGATATGGGAGATGGAAGGATGAGGAAGTTCAACCACTTCATGACTATCAATCCGAAGAAAATACTTCTCCTTTTTGCATCTAT GTCTAGCCTGGGGACAATCATTCTCATATATTTTACACTAGTCATATATTTCAAAGGAGTATAA
- the LOC121967633 gene encoding uncharacterized protein LOC121967633 has product MASCFFSSGSTPLLLALISLLAASVTARPGVSFHPCNTLFITYTISTTDAALPGNPRVSGSISVYRIITSSRSADVGPRPSMIPRTRFILPQREVAPARPAAFGFSSIQERAKDILVVFVGLLFGVGCGALTAATMYLAWSLVAHRQEIYDSDAYSDEEDVDENPKKAGYVKIPATDSISVKEGYEGN; this is encoded by the coding sequence ATGGCTTCTTGCTTCTTTTCCAGCGGGTCCACTCCTCTCCTCCTCGCTCTGATCAGCCTCCTGGCAGCCTCCGTGACAGCCCGCCCCGGCGTTTCCTTTCACCCCTGCAACACTCTCTTCATCACCTACACGATCTCCACCACCGACGCCGCCCTCCCCGGAAACCCTCGCGTCTCCGGATCCATATCCGTTTACCGCATCATCACCTCCTCCCGCTCCGCCGACGTCGGTCCTCGCCCCTCGATGATACCGCGGACGAGGTTCATCCTTCCTCAACGCGAGGTCGCCCCTGCTAGGCCTGCGGCCTTTGGATTCAGTTCCATCCAAGAGCGGGCCAAGGACATCCTTGTGGTCTTCGTCGGGCTCCTCTTTGGGGTCGGCTGCGGTGCGCTCACCGCCGCCACCATGTACCTGGCCTGGTCACTCGTCGCCCATCGGCAAGAGATCTACGACTCTGACGCGTACAGCGACGAGGAGGATGTGGATGAAAACCCCAAGAAAGCGGGTTACGTCAAGATCCCGGCTACTGATTCAATCTCCGTCAAGGAAGGGTATGAGGGAAATTAG
- the LOC121967634 gene encoding probable metal-nicotianamine transporter YSL12 isoform X1, translated as MASEEVEMRSLDEEEKLRQRKKDKEGEAEQQEEVSVERAFEGLRVPPWREQLTFRALVVSFLLSVMFSVIVMKLNLTTGIIPSLNVAAGLLGFFFIKMWTKVLEQTGLLRTPFTRQENTVIQTCVVAAYGLAFSGGFGSYLFGMSSKIAGQAAEGSEPQNIKDPSLGWMIGFMFVVSFLGLFSLVPLRKVSSIPKFLNVEHGYARHDAYSNLFQIMIIDYKLIYPSGTATAYLINGFHTLNGEKLAKKQVWMLGKCFIGSFFWGFFQWFYTASDGCGFVSFPTLGLKAYDHRFYFDFSATYVGVGMICPYLVNVSVLLGGILSWGIMWPLIHNQKGHWYPADTPDSSLHGLNGYKVFIGIAMILGDGLYNFVKVLHRTVSTFVSAWRKGPSTLPVTDDDSPSPALASYDDEKRTDVFLKDQIPQWVAYAGYVAVAVISIIALPFIFPPLKWYFIFVAYIFAPVLAFCNAYGCGLTDWSLASTYGKLAIFVIGAWAGSHGGVLAALAACGVMMSIVSTASDLMQDFKTGYLTLASPRSMFVSQIIGTAMGCVIAPSVFWLFFKAFKDIGTEGSQYPAPYAIIYRNMAILGVDGFGSLPKHCLTLCYVFFVLAIVINLIRDLVGPRIARFIPIPMAMAIPFYIGSYFAIDMFIGSVILFVWEKIDKRKADSFAPAVASGVICGDGIWTLPQAVLALAQVKPPICMKFLSRKMNAQVDEFISTLS; from the exons ATGGCTTCAGAGGAGGTCGAGATGCGGAGTTTGGACGAGGAAGAGAAGCTGCGGCAGCGGAAGAAGGACAAGGAGGGGGAAgcggagcaacaggaggaggtgTCGGTGGAGCGGGCGTTCGAGGGGCTGCGTGTGCCGCCGTGGCGCGAGCAGCTCACATTCCGCGCGCTGGTGGTGAGCTTCTTACTCTCCGTGATGTTTAGCGTCATCGTGATGAAGCTGAACCTGACGACGGGGATCATCCCCTCGCTCAACGTCGCCGCCGGCCTCCTCGGGTTCTTCTTCATCAAGATGTGGACGAAGGTGCTCGAGCAGACCGGGCTGCTTCGGACTCCCTTCACGCGGCAGGAGAACACGGTCATCCAGACCTGCGTCGTCGCCGCTTACGGCCTCGCATTCAGTG GCGGTTTTGGAAGTTATCTTTTTGGTATGAGCTCAAAAATTGCTGGTCAAGCAGCTGAAGGAAGTGAACCTCAGAACATAAAGGACCCGAGTTTAGGATGGATGATTGGATTTATGTTTGTCGTCAGCTTTCTCGGTTTGTTCTCTCTTGTGCCGCTCAGAAAGGTTAGTTCGATTCCCAAGTTTTTGAACGTCGAACATGGTTATGCCCGCCATGATGCTTACTCAAACTTGTTTCAGATAATGATCATTGACTACAAGCTGATCTATCCGAGTGGCACTGCTACTGCCTACCTTATCAATGGCTTCCATACATTGAACGGGGAAAAGCTGGCCAA GAAGCAAGTATGGATGCTCGGCAAGTGCTTCATTGGTAGCTTCTTCTGGGGATTCTTCCAATGGTTTTACACTGCAAGTGATGGTTGTGGTTTTGTATCATTCCCTACCCTCGGCCTTAAGGCCTACGATCACAG GTTCTACTTCGACTTCTCTGCTACTTACGTGGGCGTTGGAATGATTTGCCCGTATCTCGTGAACGTATCTGTCCTCCTCGGAGGTATCCTTTCATGGGGAATCATGTGGCCTCTTATACACAACCAAAAAGGTCATTGGTATCCGGCTGATACACCAGACAGTAGCCTTCATGGTTTGAATGGCTACAAGGTCTTCATAGGCATTGCCATGATTCTCGGCGACGGCCTTTATAATTTCGTCAAGGTCCTGCACCGAACCGTCTCTACCTTCGTCTCCGCCTGGCGCAAAGGTCCCAGCACACTTCCCGTCACGGACGATGATAGCCCTTCGCCTGCTCTTGCCTCTTATGATGACGAAAAGCGAACTGATGTCTTCCTCAAAGATCAAATTCCACAGTGGGTAGCATACGCCGGCTATGTGGCTGTTGCCGTGATCTCTATCAttgctcttcctttcatcttcccCCCACTCAAGTGGTACTTCATCTTCGTCGCTTATATATTCGCCCCTGTTTTAGCATTCTGCAACGCCTACGGCTGCGGCCTTACGGACTGGTCCTTGGCTTCCACCTACGGCAAGCTTGCTATCTTTGTCATCGGAGCTTGGGCTGGCTCTCACGGCGGTGTTCTCGCCGCCCTAGCAGCTTGCGGTGTTATGATGAGCATCGTCTCGACTGCCTCAGATCTTATGCAGGACTTCAAGACTGGTTACCTGACTCTGGCTTCTCCCCGGTCTATGTTTGTTAGCCAGATCATTGGGACGGCGATGGGATGCGTGATCGCTCCGAGTGTTTTCTGGCTTTTCTTCAAGGCTTTCAAAGACATCGGCACGGAAGGCAGCCAGTACCCTGCGCCTTATGCCATCATCTACCGGAACATGGCGATACTCGGCGTCGACGGCTTCGGTTCTCTTCCAAAGCACTGCCTCACGCTCTGCTACGTCTTCTTTGTCCTCGCGATCGTCATCAACTTGATAAGGGATCTCGTCGGCCCGAGGATTGCGCGGTTCATACCGATCCCAATGGCAATGGCTATTCCTTTCTACATCGGATCCTACTTCGCCATCGACATGTTCATCGGAAGCGTCATACTGTTCGTCTGGGAAAAGATCGACAAGCGAAAGGCAGATTCCTTTGCTCCGGCAGTGGCGTCTGGTGTTATATGCGGCGACGGGATATGGACTCTGCCGCAGGCTGTGCTTGCGCTGGCACAAGTGAAGCCGCCAATCTGCATGAAGTTTCTGTCGAGGAAGATGAACGCTCAGGTCGACGAATTCATTTCGACACTGTCTTAA
- the LOC121967634 gene encoding probable metal-nicotianamine transporter YSL12 isoform X2: MASEEVEMRSLDEEEKLRQRKKDKEGEAEQQEEVSVERAFEGLRVPPWREQLTFRALVVSFLLSVMFSVIVMKLNLTTGIIPSLNVAAGLLGFFFIKMWTKVLEQTGLLRTPFTRQENTVIQTCVVAAYGLAFSGGFGSYLFGMSSKIAGQAAEGSEPQNIKDPSLGWMIGFMFVVSFLGLFSLVPLRKIMIIDYKLIYPSGTATAYLINGFHTLNGEKLAKKQVWMLGKCFIGSFFWGFFQWFYTASDGCGFVSFPTLGLKAYDHRFYFDFSATYVGVGMICPYLVNVSVLLGGILSWGIMWPLIHNQKGHWYPADTPDSSLHGLNGYKVFIGIAMILGDGLYNFVKVLHRTVSTFVSAWRKGPSTLPVTDDDSPSPALASYDDEKRTDVFLKDQIPQWVAYAGYVAVAVISIIALPFIFPPLKWYFIFVAYIFAPVLAFCNAYGCGLTDWSLASTYGKLAIFVIGAWAGSHGGVLAALAACGVMMSIVSTASDLMQDFKTGYLTLASPRSMFVSQIIGTAMGCVIAPSVFWLFFKAFKDIGTEGSQYPAPYAIIYRNMAILGVDGFGSLPKHCLTLCYVFFVLAIVINLIRDLVGPRIARFIPIPMAMAIPFYIGSYFAIDMFIGSVILFVWEKIDKRKADSFAPAVASGVICGDGIWTLPQAVLALAQVKPPICMKFLSRKMNAQVDEFISTLS, from the exons ATGGCTTCAGAGGAGGTCGAGATGCGGAGTTTGGACGAGGAAGAGAAGCTGCGGCAGCGGAAGAAGGACAAGGAGGGGGAAgcggagcaacaggaggaggtgTCGGTGGAGCGGGCGTTCGAGGGGCTGCGTGTGCCGCCGTGGCGCGAGCAGCTCACATTCCGCGCGCTGGTGGTGAGCTTCTTACTCTCCGTGATGTTTAGCGTCATCGTGATGAAGCTGAACCTGACGACGGGGATCATCCCCTCGCTCAACGTCGCCGCCGGCCTCCTCGGGTTCTTCTTCATCAAGATGTGGACGAAGGTGCTCGAGCAGACCGGGCTGCTTCGGACTCCCTTCACGCGGCAGGAGAACACGGTCATCCAGACCTGCGTCGTCGCCGCTTACGGCCTCGCATTCAGTG GCGGTTTTGGAAGTTATCTTTTTGGTATGAGCTCAAAAATTGCTGGTCAAGCAGCTGAAGGAAGTGAACCTCAGAACATAAAGGACCCGAGTTTAGGATGGATGATTGGATTTATGTTTGTCGTCAGCTTTCTCGGTTTGTTCTCTCTTGTGCCGCTCAGAAAG ATAATGATCATTGACTACAAGCTGATCTATCCGAGTGGCACTGCTACTGCCTACCTTATCAATGGCTTCCATACATTGAACGGGGAAAAGCTGGCCAA GAAGCAAGTATGGATGCTCGGCAAGTGCTTCATTGGTAGCTTCTTCTGGGGATTCTTCCAATGGTTTTACACTGCAAGTGATGGTTGTGGTTTTGTATCATTCCCTACCCTCGGCCTTAAGGCCTACGATCACAG GTTCTACTTCGACTTCTCTGCTACTTACGTGGGCGTTGGAATGATTTGCCCGTATCTCGTGAACGTATCTGTCCTCCTCGGAGGTATCCTTTCATGGGGAATCATGTGGCCTCTTATACACAACCAAAAAGGTCATTGGTATCCGGCTGATACACCAGACAGTAGCCTTCATGGTTTGAATGGCTACAAGGTCTTCATAGGCATTGCCATGATTCTCGGCGACGGCCTTTATAATTTCGTCAAGGTCCTGCACCGAACCGTCTCTACCTTCGTCTCCGCCTGGCGCAAAGGTCCCAGCACACTTCCCGTCACGGACGATGATAGCCCTTCGCCTGCTCTTGCCTCTTATGATGACGAAAAGCGAACTGATGTCTTCCTCAAAGATCAAATTCCACAGTGGGTAGCATACGCCGGCTATGTGGCTGTTGCCGTGATCTCTATCAttgctcttcctttcatcttcccCCCACTCAAGTGGTACTTCATCTTCGTCGCTTATATATTCGCCCCTGTTTTAGCATTCTGCAACGCCTACGGCTGCGGCCTTACGGACTGGTCCTTGGCTTCCACCTACGGCAAGCTTGCTATCTTTGTCATCGGAGCTTGGGCTGGCTCTCACGGCGGTGTTCTCGCCGCCCTAGCAGCTTGCGGTGTTATGATGAGCATCGTCTCGACTGCCTCAGATCTTATGCAGGACTTCAAGACTGGTTACCTGACTCTGGCTTCTCCCCGGTCTATGTTTGTTAGCCAGATCATTGGGACGGCGATGGGATGCGTGATCGCTCCGAGTGTTTTCTGGCTTTTCTTCAAGGCTTTCAAAGACATCGGCACGGAAGGCAGCCAGTACCCTGCGCCTTATGCCATCATCTACCGGAACATGGCGATACTCGGCGTCGACGGCTTCGGTTCTCTTCCAAAGCACTGCCTCACGCTCTGCTACGTCTTCTTTGTCCTCGCGATCGTCATCAACTTGATAAGGGATCTCGTCGGCCCGAGGATTGCGCGGTTCATACCGATCCCAATGGCAATGGCTATTCCTTTCTACATCGGATCCTACTTCGCCATCGACATGTTCATCGGAAGCGTCATACTGTTCGTCTGGGAAAAGATCGACAAGCGAAAGGCAGATTCCTTTGCTCCGGCAGTGGCGTCTGGTGTTATATGCGGCGACGGGATATGGACTCTGCCGCAGGCTGTGCTTGCGCTGGCACAAGTGAAGCCGCCAATCTGCATGAAGTTTCTGTCGAGGAAGATGAACGCTCAGGTCGACGAATTCATTTCGACACTGTCTTAA